In the Syngnathus scovelli strain Florida chromosome 8, RoL_Ssco_1.2, whole genome shotgun sequence genome, one interval contains:
- the LOC125973333 gene encoding olfactory receptor 6N1-like, translated as MTHEAVKHLRMPNLTLFPYFNLTLFMNIGPYRYPALVLFLLLYVFIVCANWAVLVTICREKTLHEPMYIFVASLCFNALYGSTSFFPRFLMDLASDVHLISHTACLLQIYFIYTYGANEMTTLCVMAYDRYLAVCHPLHYHTRMTVKKALSLVGLAWLIPAAFLTRNISGLAKQPLCGNKIHKVFCANWNVVSLLCGSMEFRNKTGIFVTIFSVFLPLVFILYTYMRIIIATWRHSAKFKGSVFQSCLPHMVSCVSYSITMFCDVALSRSNLEEMNPFLVIILSLVFVMIPPVLNPLVYGLKLSHIRKHIFKIV; from the coding sequence ATGACACACGAGGCTGTGAAGCATTTAAGGATGCCCAACCTAACGCTTTTTCCTTACTTTAACCTCACCTTATTCATGAACATCGGCCCGTACCGCTACCCAGCACTGGTGTTATTCCTCCTCCTCTACGTCTTCATCGTGTGCGCCAACTGGGCCGTCCTGGTGACCATCTGCCGCGAGAAGACCCTTCACGAGCCCATGTACATTTTTGTGGCCAGCTTGTGCTTCAACGCCTTGTACGGCTCCACGAGCTTCTTCCCCCGCTTCCTAATGGACCTTGCATCCGACGTTCACCTGATCTCCCACACTGCCTGCCTCTTGCAGATCTACTTCATCTACACGTACGGTGCCAACGAAATGACCACGCTGTGCGTCATGGCCTACGACCGCTACCTGGCCGTGTGCCATCCGCTGCACTACCACACCAGGATGACGGTGAAAAAGGCCCTGAGCCTGGTTGGCTTGGCGTGGCTCATCCCTGCCGCCTTTCTCACAAGAAACATCTCTGGGTTGGCCAAGCAGCCCCTGTGTGGCAACAAGATCCACAAGGTGTTCTGCGCAAACTGGAATGTGGTCAGTCTGTTATGCGGGTCCATGGAGTTTAGAAATAAGACCGGCATATTCGTTACCATCTTTAGCGTTTTCCTACCGTTGGTCTTCATTCTCTACACGTACATGCGCATCATAATTGCCACCTGGAGACACTCTGCAAAATTTAAGGGCAGTGTTTTCCAGAGCTGTTTGCCACACATGGTGTCTTGTGTTAGTTATTCCATCACCATGTTTTGTGATGTAGCCCTGAGTAGGTCCAATCTGGAGGAGATGAATCCTTTCCTTGTCATCATTTTGTCTTTGGTGTTTGTGATGATTCCGCCAGTTCTCAACCCTCTCGTGTATGGCTTGAAACTATCACATATACGCAAACACATCTTCAAAATAGTGTGA
- the LOC125973345 gene encoding olfactory receptor 1P1-like, which produces MSNLTLHPYFNLTIFINIGPYRYPALVSFLLLYVFIVCANWAVLVTICREKTLHEPMYVFVASLCFNALYGSTGFFPRFLLDLASDVHLISRVACFTQIYFIYTYGANEMTTLGVMAYDRYLAVCHPLHYHTRMTVKKALTLVSLAWLIPAIFLTTLIYLSATLPLCGNEIYKVFCANWNVVKLSCVSTMVNNVVGMFMSICTAFLPLAFVLYTYTRIISMTWRRSAKFKGRVFQSCLPHVISVLVYSITAFCDIALSRQNVKEMNALVAIILSLEFVVIPPLLNPLVYGMKLSYIRKRIFKIV; this is translated from the coding sequence ATGTCCAATCTAACGCTTCATCCCTATTTTAACCTCACCATATTCATAAACATCGGCCCGTACCGCTACCCAGCACTGGTGTCATTCCTCCTTCTCTACGTCTTCATCGTGTGCGCCAACTGGGCCGTCCTGGTGACCATCTGCCGCGAAAAGACCCTTCACGAGCCCATGTACGTTTTTGTCGCCAGCTTGTGCTTTAACGCCTTGTACGGCTCCACGGGCTTCTTCCCCCGCTTCCTGCTGGACCTGGCGTCCGACGTTCACCTGATCTCACGTGTGGCCTGCTTCACGCAGATCTATTTCATCTACACGTACGGTGCCAACGAAATGACCACGCTGGGCGTCATGGCCTACGATCGCTACCTGGCCGTGTGCCATCCGCTGCACTACCACACCAGGATGACGGTGAAGAAAGCCCTGACCCTGGTCAGCCTGGCATGGCTCATTCCTGCCATCTTTCTCACCACACTCATCTACCTGTCCGCAACGCTGCCCCTCTGCGGCAACGAGATCTACAAGGTGTTTTGCGCTAACTGGAATGTAGTCAAGCTGTCATGCGTGTCCACGATGGTCAACAACGTGGTGGGCATGTTCATGAGCATCTGCACCGCTTTCCTTCCACTCGCATTCGTTCtctacacatacacacgcatcaTAAGCATGACTTGGAGACGCTCGGCCAAATTCAAGGGGAGAGTATTTCAGAGTTGTTTGCCGCACGTGATCTCTGTTCTCGTTTATTCCATCACCGCGTTTTGCGATATTGCGCTGAGCAGGCAAAATGTGAAGGAGATGAACGCTCTTGTTGCCATCATCTTATCGCTAGAGTTTGTGGTTATTCCACCGCTTCTCAACCCCCTGGTGTACGGGATGAAGTTATCATATATACGTAAACGCATCTTCAAGATTGTGTGA
- the LOC125973336 gene encoding olfactory receptor 11H7-like, whose translation MPNLTLHPYFNLTMFINIGPYRYPALASCLLLYVFIVCANWAVLVTICREKTLHEPMYVFVACLCFNALYGSTSFFPRFLLDLASDVHLISRAACFTQIYLIYTYGANEMTMLCVMAYDRYLAVCHPLHYHTRMTVKKALSLVGLAWLIPAIFLTMAIYLSAMLPLCGNEIYKVFCANWNVVKLSCVSTVVNNVVGMFMSISTIFLPLTFVLYTYTRIIRTTWRCSDKFKGRVFQSCLPHMISFVIYSCIAFCDIALSRQNVKEMNAFVAIILSLEFVVIPPLLNPLVYGMKLSCIRKRIFKMV comes from the coding sequence ATGCCCAATCTAACGCTTCATCCTTACTTTAATCTCACCATGTTCATAAACATCGGCCCGTACCGCTACCCGGCGCTGGCGTCATGCCTCCTCCTCTACGTCTTCATCGTGTGCGCCAACTGGGCCGTCCTAGTAACCATCTGCCGCGAGAAGACACTTCACGAGCCCATGTACGTTTTCGTCGCCTGCTTGTGCTTCAACGCCCTGTACGGCTCCACGAGCTTTTTCCCCCGCTTCCTGCTGGACCTGGCGTCCGACGTTCACCTGATCTCGCGCGCGGCCTGCTTCACACAGATCTATCTCATCTACACGTACGGAGCCAACGAGATGACCATGCTGTGCGTCATGGCATACGACCGCTACCTGGCCGTGTGCCATCCGCTGCACTACCACACCAGGATGACGGTAAAAAAGGCCCTGAGCCTGGTTGGCCTGGCGTGGCTCATTCCCGCCATCTTTCTCACCATGGCTATCTACCTATCCGCAATGCTGCCCCTCTGCGGCAACGAGATCTACAAGGTGTTTTGCGCAAACTGGAATGTAGTCAAGCTGTCATGCGTGTCCACGGTGGTCAACAACGTGGTGGGCATGTTTATGAGCATCAGCACCATTTTCCTCCCGCTCACCTTTGTTCTCTATACGTACACGCGCATCATAAGGACGACTTGGAGATGCTCGGACAAATTCAAGGGGAGAGTATTTCAGAGCTGTTTGCCGCACATGATCTCCTTTGTCATTTATTCCTGCATCGCGTTTTGCGATATTGCGCTGAGCAGGCAAAATGTGAAGGAGATGAACGCTTTTGTTGCCATCATCTTATCGCTAGAGTTTGTGGTTATTCCGCCGCTTCTCAACCCCCTGGTGTATGGGATGAAGCTATCATGTATACGTAAACGCATCTTCAAGATGGTGTGA
- the LOC125973335 gene encoding olfactory receptor 6N1-like, whose amino-acid sequence MRNATAFTFFHLTGLSHMTQRLRVLLFVITWLCYAAILLVNLVLIVTIILEKKLHEPMYLFLCNLCFNGLYGTVVFFPKFLHDLLSKSHVISYVGCLLQVFVIYSYAASEMAILTVMAYDRYVAISRPLEYHSIMTKCRMVFLMLYSRVMPLLCQAIVVIMSSKLELCGSLIDKVYCENWSLLQLSCNPTTSNSIVGFVNIVFYFVHDLFVLCSYVQLVKLALRSKEGKKKFLRTCVPHLLCLVNITVALLFDLMYARYGTSSMPRSLRNFMAIQILVIPPLLNPIIYGLKLSKLRNKVLQYFRGKKSFE is encoded by the coding sequence ATGAGGAACGCAACCGCATTCACCTTTTTTCATTTGACAGGATTGAGCCACATGACGCAACGGCTTCGAGTGCTTCTTTTCGTAATTACCTGGCTGTGTTACGCTGCCATTTTGCTGGTCAATCTTGTTCTTATTGTTACCATcatactagagaaaaaactgcacGAACCcatgtacttgtttttatgcaatCTCTGTTTTAATGGCCTTTATGGGACTGTTGTCTTTTTCCCCAAATTCCTTCACGATCTGTTGTCGAAAAGTCACGTTATATCATATGTTGGCTGTCTGTTGCAAGTCTTTGTCATCTATTCTTACGCGGCGTCTGAAATGGCCATTTTGACAGTGATGGCTTACGACCGCTACGTGGCCATATCTCGACCGCTGGAGTATCACTCCATTATGACAAAATGCAGGATGGTGTTTTTGATGCTCTACTCCAGAGTAATGCCTTTGCTCTGCCAGGCCATTGTGGTAATCATGAGCTCCAAACTGGAACTATGCGGTTCCCTCATTGACAAAGTTTACTGCGAGAACTGGTCCCTCCTTCAACTGTCCTGCAATCCTACTACATCCAACAGTATCGTCGGATTTGTGAATATTGTATTTTACTTTGTACATGACCTCTTCGTTCTGTGCTCCTATGTGCAGCTGGTTAAATTAGCTTTGAGGTCTAAAGAAGGGAAAAAGAAGTTCTTGCGGACGTGCGTGCCGCATCTGCTGTGTTTGGTCAACATTACCGTGGCTTTGCTCTTTGACCTCATGTACGCTCGTTACGGCACCAGCTCCATGCCTCGGAGTCTCAGGAATTTCATGGCCATCCAAATTCTCGTCATTCCACCGTTACTCAATCCGATCATTTACGGCTTGAAACTGTCCAAGCTTCGAAACAAAGTTTTGCAATATTTTAGAGGGAAGAAGAGCTTTGAATAA
- the LOC125973332 gene encoding olfactory receptor 4B13-like, with protein sequence MENSSEIVSFVLGAYSNMGQLKYLYFFILLLWYSSIWVANTLVITVIFVDRSLHEPMYMLLCNLMVNEINGSTSLYPLMLSQMFSDAHEVPVSWCFVQMISLYSSASVEFCSLAAMAYDRYVSICRPLHYNAIMSTGTVAIIVTLIWVYSYATSLPSYLFGVNLKFCSNVIDHLFCNYELVAKLICTISKVNSVVDSFGFLTSVLPLGLIVVSYVKVLMVCLDTSRENRQKAITTCTPQIVSVSNLFVGCAFIFLEARITAVDLPDSVRIFFSVYLLICQPMITPFMYGLNLPKIRQACKKFLWRKKGFFLQESH encoded by the coding sequence ATGGAGAACTCAAGTGAGATTGTTTCCTTTGTGCTGGGAGCTTACAGTAACATGGGACAGTTGAagtatttgtatttcttcatatTGCTGCTGTGGTACAGTTCAATATGGGTGGCCAACACTTTAGTCATCACAGTCATCTTTGTGGACAGGAGTCTGCACGAGCCAATGTACATGTTACTTTGTAACTTAATGGTGAACGAGATAAATGGCAGCACGTCTCTGTATCCTCTCATGCTTTCACAGATGTTCTCAGATGCGCACGAGGTGCCCGTTTCCTGGTGCTTTGTACAGATGATTTCTCTCTACTCTTCTGCTTCTGTTGAGTTTTGCAGTTTGGCAGCCATGGCTTATGATCGATACGTTTCCATTTGCAGGCCTTTACACTACAACGCCATCATGAGCACGGGGACAGTGGCCATCATCGTGACGCTTATCTGGGTGTATTCCTATGCCACTTCCTTGCCATCCTATCTCTTTGGagtcaatttgaaattttgcagCAATGTTATTGACCACTTGTTTTGTAACTATGAATTAGTAGCTAAACTCATATGTACAATATCaaaagtcaacagcgtagtagaCTCTTTTGGCTTCCTGACCAGTGTTTTACCTTTGGGGCTCATTGTGGTGTCATATGTAAAGGTCCTGATGGTTTGTTTGGATACGTCTAGAGAGAATAGGCAGAAAGCCATCACTACCTGCACGCCTCAGATAGTTTCCGTGTCGAACTTGTTTGTCGGCTGTGCCTTCATTTTTCTGGAGGCCAGGATCACTGCGGTTGATTTACCTGACAGTGTGCggatatttttttctgtgtatCTGCTTATTTGCCAGCCAATGATAACACCCTTTATGTACGGTTTGAACCTTCCC
- the LOC125973344 gene encoding olfactory receptor 11H7-like, whose protein sequence is MPNLTLHPYFNLTLFMNIGPYRYPALASCLLLYVFIVCANWAVLVTICREKTLHEPMYVFVACLCFNALYGSTSFFPRFLLDLASDVHLISRAACFTQIYLIYTYGANEMTMLCVMAYDRYLAVCHPLHYHTRMTVKKALSLVGLAWLIPAIFLTMAIYLSAMLPLCGNEIYKVFCANWNVVKLSCVSTVVNNVVGMFMSISTIFLPLTFVLYTYTRIIRTTWRCSDKFKGRVFQSCLPHMISFVIYSCIAFCDIALSRQNVKEMNAFVAIILSLEFVVIPPLLNPLVYGMKLSCIRKHIFKMV, encoded by the coding sequence ATGCCCAATCTAACGCTTCATCCTTACTTTAATCTCACCTTATTCATGAACATCGGCCCGTACCGCTACCCGGCGCTGGCGTCATGCCTCCTCCTCTACGTCTTCATCGTGTGCGCCAACTGGGCCGTCCTAGTAACCATCTGCCGCGAGAAGACACTTCACGAGCCCATGTACGTTTTCGTCGCCTGCTTGTGCTTCAACGCCCTGTACGGCTCCACGAGCTTTTTCCCCCGCTTCCTGCTGGACCTGGCGTCCGACGTTCACCTGATCTCGCGCGCGGCCTGCTTCACACAGATCTATCTCATCTACACGTACGGAGCCAACGAGATGACCATGCTGTGCGTCATGGCATACGACCGCTACCTGGCCGTGTGCCATCCGCTGCACTACCACACCAGGATGACGGTGAAAAAGGCCCTGAGCCTGGTTGGCCTGGCGTGGCTCATTCCCGCCATCTTTCTCACCATGGCTATCTACCTATCTGCAATGCTGCCCCTCTGCGGCAACGAGATCTACAAGGTGTTTTGCGCAAACTGGAATGTAGTCAAGCTGTCATGCGTGTCCACGGTGGTCAACAACGTGGTGGGCATGTTTATGAGCATCAGCACCATTTTCCTCCCGCTCACCTTTGTTCTCTATACGTACACGCGCATCATAAGGACGACTTGGAGATGCTCGGACAAATTCAAGGGGAGAGTATTTCAGAGCTGTTTGCCGCACATGATCTCCTTTGTCATTTATTCCTGCATCGCGTTTTGCGATATTGCGCTGAGCAGGCAAAATGTGAAGGAGATGAACGCTTTTGTTGCCATCATCTTGTCGCTAGAGTTTGTGGTTATTCCGCCGCTTCTCAACCCCCTGGTGTATGGGATGAAGCTATCATGTATACGTAAACACATCTTCAAGATGGTGTGA
- the LOC125973338 gene encoding olfactory receptor 10A3-like: MPNLTLPPYFNLTMFINIGPYRYPALAACLLLYVFIVCANWAVLVTICREKTLHEPMYIFVASLSINALYGSAGFFPRFLLDLASDVHLISRVACYAQIYLIYTYGANEMTTLCFMAYDRYLAVCHPLHYHTRMTVKKALRLVGLAWLIPVFILSTVIYLSATLPLCGNEIHKVFCANWNVVQLSCVSTMVNNVVGMLMTICTVFLPLAFVLYTYTRIIETTWRRSAKFKGRVFHSCLPHMISFVIFSITIFCDIALSRYNVEEMNSFLAIILSLEFVMIPPVLNPMVYGMKLSDIRRHIFKMM, encoded by the coding sequence ATGCCCAACCTAACGCTTCCTCCTTACTTTAACCTCACAATGTTCATAAACATCGGCCCGTACCGCTACCCTGCGCTGGCGGCATGCCTCCTCCTCTACGTCTTCATCGTGTGCGCCAACTGGGCCGTCCTGGTGACTATCTGTCGCGAGAAGACCCTTCACGAGCCCATGTACATTTTTGTGGCCAGCTTGTCAATCAACGCCCTGTACGGCTCCGCGGGCTTCTTCCCCCGGTTCCTGCTGGACCTGGCATCTGACGTTCACCTGATCTCCCGCGTGGCCTGCTACGCGCAGATCTACTTGATCTACACGTACGGTGCCAACGAAATGACCACGCTGTGCTTCATGGCCTACGATCGCTACCTTGCCGTGTGCCATCCGCTACACTACCACACCAGGATGACGGTGAAGAAGGCCCTGAGATTGGTCGGCTTGGCGTGGCTCATCCCCGTATTCATCTTAAGCACGGTCATCTATCTGTCCGCAACGCTGCCCCTTTGCGGCAACGAGATCCACAAGGTGTTTTGTGCTAACTGGAATGTAGTTCAGCTCTCTTGCGTGTCCACGATGGTCAACAACGTGGTGGGCATGCTAATGACAATTTGTACCGTTTTCCTCCCGCTGGCCTTCGTTCTCTACACATACACGCGCATTATTGAGACCACCTGGAGACGCTCTGCCAAATTCAAGGGCAGAGTTTTCCACAGCTGTTTGCCACACATGATCTCCTTTGTCATTTTTTCCATCACCATATTTTGCGATATAGCCTTGAGCAGGTACAATGTGGAGGAGATGAATTCCTTCCTTGCCATCATTTTGTCTTTAGAGTTTGTGATGATTCCACCAGTTCTCAACCCCATGGTGTACGGGATGAAGCTATCAGATATACGTAGACatatcttcaagatgatgtga
- the LOC125974013 gene encoding olfactory receptor 6N1-like, protein MRNATAFTFFHLTGLSHMTQRLRVLLFVITWLCYAAILLVNLVLIVTIILEKKLHEPMYLFLCNLCFNGLYGTVVFFPKFLHDLLSKSHVISYFGCLLQVFVIYSYAASEMAILTVMAYDRYVAISRPLEYHSIMTKCRMVFLMLYSRVTPLLCQAIVVIMSSKLELCGSLIDKVYCENWSLLQLSCNPTTSNNIVGFVIILFYFVHDLFILCSYVQLVKLALRSKEGKKKFLRTCVPHLLCLVNISVALLFDLMYARYGTSSMPRSLRNFMAIQILVVPPLLNPIIYGLKLSKLRNKVLQYFRGKKSFE, encoded by the coding sequence ATGAGGAACGCAACCGCATTCACCTTTTTTCATTTGACAGGATTGAGCCACATGACGCAACGGCTTCGAGTGCTTCTTTTCGTAATTACCTGGCTGTGTTACGCTGCCATTTTGCTGGTCAATCTTGTTCTTATTGTTACCATcatactagagaaaaaactgcacGAACCcatgtacttgtttttatgcaatCTCTGTTTTAATGGCCTTTATGGGACTGTTGTCTTTTTCCCCAAATTCCTTCACGATCTGTTGTCGAAAAGTCACGTTATATCATATTTTGGCTGTCTGTTGCAAGTCTTTGTCATCTATTCTTACGCGGCGTCTGAAATGGCCATTTTGACAGTGATGGCTTACGACCGCTACGTGGCCATATCTCGACCGCTGGAGTATCACTCCATTATGACAAAATGCAGGATGGTGTTTTTGATGCTCTACTCCAGAGTAACGCCTTTGCTCTGCCAGGCCATTGTGGTAATCATGAGCTCCAAACTGGAACTGTGCGGTTCCCTCATTGACAAAGTTTACTGCGAGAACTGGTCCCTCCTTCAACTGTCCTGCAATCCTACTACATCCAACAATATCGTGGGAtttgtgattattttattttactttgtaCATGACCTCTTCATTCTGTGCTCCTATGTGCAGCTGGTTAAATTAGCTTTGAGGTCTAAAGAAGGGAAAAAGAAGTTCTTGCGGACATGTGTGCCACATCTGCTGtgtttggtcaacattagcgtGGCTTTGCTCTTTGACCTCATGTACGCTCGTTACGGCACCAGCTCCATGCCTCGGAGTCTCAGGAATTTCATGGCCATCCAAATTCTCGTCGTTCCACCGTTACTCAATCCGATCATTTACGGCTTGAAACTGTCCAAGCTTCGAAACAAAGTTTTGCAATATTTTAGAGGCAAGAAGAGCTTTGAATAA
- the LOC125973343 gene encoding olfactory receptor 6N2-like — protein sequence MPNLTLHPYFNLTMFINIGPYRYPALASCLLLYVFIVCANWAVLVTICREKTLHEPMYVFVACLCFNALYGSTSFFPRFLLDLASDVHLISRTACFTQIYLIYTYGANEMTMLCVMAYDRYLAVCHPLHYHTRMTVKKALSLVGLAWLIPAIFLTMVIYLSAMLPLCGNEIYKVFCANWNVVKLSCVSTVVNNVVGMFMTISTVFLPLTFVLYTYTRIIRTTWRCSDKFKGRVFQSCLPHMISFVIYSCIVFLDITLSRQNVKEMNAFVAIILSLEFVVIPPLLNPLVYGMKLSCIRKHIFKNWNQPPIYPRLVPVQDQETCK from the coding sequence ATGCCCAATCTAACGCTTCATCCTTACTTTAATCTCACCATGTTCATAAACATCGGCCCGTACCGCTACCCGGCGCTGGCGTCATGCCTCCTCCTCTACGTCTTCATCGTGTGCGCCAACTGGGCCGTCCTAGTAACCATCTGCCGCGAGAAGACACTTCACGAGCCCATGTACGTTTTCGTCGCCTGCTTGTGCTTCAACGCCCTGTACGGCTCCACGAGCTTTTTCCCCCGCTTCCTGCTGGACCTGGCGTCCGACGTTCACCTGATCTCGCGCACGGCCTGCTTCACACAGATCTATCTCATCTACACGTACGGAGCCAACGAGATGACCATGCTGTGCGTCATGGCATACGACCGCTACCTGGCCGTGTGCCATCCGCTGCACTACCACACCAGGATGACGGTGAAAAAGGCCCTGAGCCTGGTTGGCCTGGCGTGGCTCATTCCCGCCATCTTTCTCACCATGGTTATCTACCTATCCGCAATGCTTCCCCTCTGCGGCAACGAGATCTACAAGGTGTTTTGCGCAAACTGGAATGTAGTCAAGCTGTCATGCGTGTCCACGGTGGTCAACAACGTGGTGGGCATGTTCATGACCATCAGCACCGTTTTCCTCCCGCTCACCTTTGTTCTCTATACGTACACGCGCATCATAAGGACGACTTGGAGATGCTCGGACAAATTCAAGGGGAGAGTATTTCAGAGCTGTTTGCCGCACATGATCTCCTTTGTCATTTATTCCTGCATCGTGTTTTTGGATATCACGCTGAGCAGGCAAAATGTGAAGGAGATGAACGCTTTTGTTGCCATCATCTTATCGCTAGAGTTTGTGGTTATTCCGCCGCTTCTCAATCCCCTGGTGTACGGGATGAAACTATCATGTATACGTAAACACATCTTCaagaattggaatcaacctcccatctatccaagacttgtacctgtccaggaccaggaaacgtgcaagtaa
- the LOC125973337 gene encoding olfactory receptor 4B13-like: protein MPNLTLPPYFNLTIFINIGPYRYPALVSFLLLYVFIVCANWAVLVTICREKTLHEPMYVFVASLCFNALYGSTGFFPRFLLDLASDVHLISRVACFTQIYFIHTYSANEMTTLGIMAYDRYLAVCHPLHYHTRMTVKKALTLVSLAWLIPAIFLTTLIYLSATLPLCGNEIHKVFCANWNVVKLSCVSTMVNNVVGMFMSICTAFLPLAFVLYTYTRIISMTWRRSAKFKGRVFQSCLPHVISVLVYSITAFCDIALSRQNVKEMNAFVAIILSLEFVVIPPLLNPLVYGMKLSYIRKRIFKMV from the coding sequence ATGCCCAATCTAACGCTTCCTCCTTACTTTAACCTCACCATATTCATAAACATCGGCCCGTACCGCTACCCAGCACTGGTGTCATTCCTCCTTCTCTACGTCTTCATCGTGTGCGCCAACTGGGCCGTCCTGGTGACCATCTGCCGCGAGAAGACCCTTCACGAGCCCATGTACGTTTTTGTCGCCAGCTTGTGCTTTAACGCCTTGTACGGCTCCACGGGCTTCTTCCCCCGCTTCCTGCTGGACCTGGCGTCCGACGTTCACCTGATCTCACGTGTGGCCTGCTTCACGCAGATCTATTTCATCCACACGTACAGTGCCAACGAAATGACCACGCTGGGCATCATGGCCTACGATCGCTACCTGGCCGTGTGCCATCCGCTGCACTACCACACCAGGATGACGGTGAAGAAAGCCCTGACCCTGGTCAGCCTGGCATGGCTCATTCCTGCTATCTTTCTCACCACACTCATCTACCTGTCCGCAACGCTGCCCCTCTGCGGCAACGAGATCCACAAGGTGTTTTGCGCTAACTGGAATGTAGTCAAGCTGTCATGCGTGTCCACGATGGTCAACAACGTGGTGGGCATGTTCATGAGCATCTGCACCGCTTTCCTTCCACTCGCGTTCGTTCtctacacatacacacgcatcaTAAGCATGACTTGGAGACGCTCGGCCAAATTCAAGGGGAGAGTATTTCAGAGTTGTTTGCCGCACGTGATCTCTGTTCTCGTTTATTCCATCACCGCGTTTTGCGATATTGCGCTGAGCAGGCAAAATGTGAAGGAGATGAATGCTTTTGTTGCCATCATCTTATCGCTAGAGTTTGTGGTTATTCCGCCGCTTCTCAACCCCCTGGTGTACGGGATGAAGTTATCATATATACGTAAACGCATCTTCAAGATGGTGTGA